In a genomic window of Salvia splendens isolate huo1 unplaced genomic scaffold, SspV2 ctg389, whole genome shotgun sequence:
- the LOC121790021 gene encoding putative F-box protein At1g67623, whose translation MSSPKKNEVAYLQTIPRELMALILSRVAASFATDISNIKLSCKGFSEIAEDLHFYRHATLEKFPIIEWSPLCEKKQRFLKRCKESFNPEIWYREALVDFFDKGDNALALRKFTKAAEAGHIQALYSCCTVMILSGNKSGIEMMAKMKKDGTRVRWCCRKLIEELSQIWVSNPLLSQPQLICGEHHRRTNNSPREDEEEDELF comes from the coding sequence ATGAGCTCTCCAAAGAAAAATGAAGTCGCATATCTTCAAACGATTCCTCGTGAATTGATGGCGCTTATTCTGTCTCGAGTTGCAGCATCTTTCGCAACTGACATCTCTAACATTAAGCTAAGTTGTAAAGGATTCAGTGAAATTGCCGAAGATTTGCACTTCTATCGGCATGCAACTTTAGAGAAGTTCCCAATTATTGAATGGAGTCCACTATGCGAGAAGAAACAACGGTTTCTAAAGAGATGCAAAGAAAGCTTTAATCCTGAGATTTGGTATAGAGAAGCACTGGTGGATTTTTTCGACAAGGGAGACAATGCACTAGCTCTCCGAAAATTCACCAAGGCGGCTGAAGCAGGGCACATACAAGCCCTATACTCTTGTTGCACTGTGATGATTTTAAGCGGGAACAAGAGCGGGATCGAGATGATGGCCAAAATGAAGAAAGATGGAACAAGAGTGAGATGGTGTTGCAGAAAACTGATAGAGGAACTGAGCCAAATATGGGTGTCGAATCCATTGCTCAGTCAGCCACAGTTGATTTGTGGGGAACACCACAGGCGAACAAATAACAGTCCCAgggaagacgaagaagaagatgagCTGTTCTAG